The Brassica oleracea var. oleracea cultivar TO1000 chromosome C6, BOL, whole genome shotgun sequence genomic interval ACTTTGCAGCTGGTCGTCGAGTGCCCTCGGATCTGGAGGAACTCGCAGAAGGTGTTTTCGTCGTATCCTGGATTGCGAGTCCACGTATTGCCCGAGGTTCGGCCTTGTTCCGAGTTGATTGCGTAGTTATGCGCGCCTTGAAGCTCTTCCCCCTCGTGATGGACGTATTTGTCGTTTCGAGAGTTTTTCTTTCTGGCCTTTTGGTCTGCATTTTTGGAGGACGTTTTTGTCGGCTTATGTTTTTGCGACAAAACTTTTATTTCCTATTCGATTATGATGTAGTCCGTTACTTTGTGAAGGGCGTCCTGGATCGTTCGCGGTTTGTCGAGGGTTATCCATTTTCTGAATTTCGACTTGTACCAGAGCGTTTTTCTGAGTATGTCTATGGCCACCTTGTCGCTTATTCCGCTAACCCTTGACATAACTAGCTTGAATCGGCTTATGAACTCGCGGAGAGGTTCGTCCTCCCTCTGGGATAGACTCCAAAGATCGACATCGCACATCAGACGTTTTTCTATCTATGAACATAGAGTATTGTTTGAGAAATTCCGATGCGAGCTGGCGGAAACTTTCGATGGAGTTTCGCTTAAGGCGTGCGAACCATTCGAGCGCCGCTCCTTCCAGATTTTCGACGAACAGACAGCAGTAACCGGCGTCCTTTTCGCTCTCCTTCAGTCTGGCCCTTCCCATCGTGATATGGAAGGCTTGAAGGTGCACTTAAGGATCGGCCGTACCATCTTATTTTGGTACTTTGATTTTTCCCGGGTCAGATACCTTGGTATCCGAAATTCGAGCAGTGAAAGGTGTTTTCCGAGCTCTCTCGAGTAATCTATCAATTTCTGGGGCAGCGCTGGTAGCATGATGGATCTGGGATTTCACGGCCCTTACTTCTGCTGCAGTTTTAGTTATGTAATCGCGAAGGTCGTGTTTGTCCGATTTTTTGCCAGCAGATTTCCGAGCTTGTCGGCGTTTGCTGCAAGTGATCTCGGTTTGTTTTTCGGCTAACTCTTCCTGTTCGACCCAATAGAGATTTTCCTCCTCTTCCGTCATTGGTTTATCAAACGGAGAGTCTTCCCGAGCTGATCGGCTTTTGGTTCTCCTTGGATGTATGTCAGCGTCTTCTTCCGTATCGTTGGAGACGTCGCTGTGATCCAAGTTGACATGCTCGACTTCATCGACCTCCGTGTCCTTTGCGGGGGATAGAGGGTTTTTAGAGTTCCGTTTCTCAGTAGGGGATGTTTTGCTGGGATCTTGACCCGATGGACGTTCCTGCGATGTTCCAGGCTTGTCGAGTGGGGTTGCGAAGTCGAGTTTTCTTCCGTGGATTTTCGTAGATCCGCGAGGGAGGACTGCACGTGTTCTTGCCGTTAAGGTTTCGACCTGTTTCGTCAAGGTGCCCACGAGCCTGTCCTGTTCTTCTGACCTCTTTTTTCGTAGGCAGAGAACATCTTTTTGAACTTCTCGAGCGTCGCGGCGTTAGCTGTTGTGTTGGCCGCAGACACGGCAGCTACTGGAGTGTTTTGATCGTTGTTGCTTCCTCCGTTGTGAGGAGTTTGCATGTTGTTCGTGTTGTCAGTTGACATGTCTGATCGAGCGTGTTGTGGCTGAGAGTTAGATTGATCCGTACCCGTCCCCTTCTAGCGCCAAACTGTGGGAACCGAAATTCGCACTGTCGATTTCCGTTTAAATTAGGAAAGTTAGAAAAACCCTAATTTCCCAGAGGTCCCAGATATCTGCTAAACTACACGCCAAGCAATCAGAACAAGAAGTAAAGACGAGAAAAATAATAAATCGAAAAGAGAGCAAAATAGATCTTATTCCGAATCCGCGTTTGAGCGTTACAACAAGGTAAGAGCCTGGGATACGAGAGCTGTCGGCGAGATTCCTATTTCTAAAAACGCTAAGACTGCAAGACCTAATTGAGTCGCAGCTCGAATAACAAAAACGGAAAGTTGCCTAAAATTGCTTTAAGTGCTAAGTTTGCTCTGAAAAAGTTCTCCTCTTGTGCCTCTCACCTAGGACTCCTTATATACTCCGTCCAAGGTTGGTTTGAGATTTTCCCTTCCTGCCCTTAAGCCGTCATAACTCAAAAATGGAGATATTCCATTTTTCCCGATTTTCATGATTATCCCGGAAACTTAACATTTATCTGCGGAATTTTGACATTTATCCTTTCTTGCGGACTAAGTATAAACCGCCATAGTATCTATGAGCGTTTCCTTAAGAAACCGTAAGTGGAATTCTAATCTCGTTTTAGACCTATCTGGGCCGTCTTTCGATTCGAAACGTTTATCACGATTTTTATCGATAAGAATGAACTTTCCGCGATTTTTATCCTAAAGTTTAAATGATAACTCCAATCGATGGGAGTGAGAAATGATATGACCGTGGTACATGGAGCTAGCATTGAGGAACATACGAGAATGCACGGATTTGGGTCGTACCCGTTGTTCGATGTTCGAGATAGTTCGGTCGCTACGTAGTGACCGGGTCCTCGATGGCTTGGTCGGTCGCTACGTAGCGACCGACTCGATTGCGGATCGGTCGCTACGTAGCGAACAAATCGTTGCGGATCGGTCGCTACGTAGCGACCGACTCGTTGCGGGTTGGTCGCTACGTAGTGACCAACCGAGAGGCTTGGTTGGTCGCTACGTGGCGACCGACTCGTTGCGGATCGGTCGCTACGTACCGAACAACCGAGACGCTTGGTCGGTCGCTACGTAGCGGTCGACTCGTTCTCGGATCGGTCGCTACGTAGCGACCGGCTTGTTCGCGGGTCAGTCGTTACGTGGCGATCTTGTTTGCATCTTTTTTCGTCGTTTTCGTGAACGTGTTTTTTAGTTTCGATGAATGAACCAAGATTAATGCAATATTTCACCGCAAGACTTTTCGTAAAAGTAATCTTTACGAAGAATACTTTTCGTAAAAACGTTCATATTAATTTTTACGAATATTTGGATGTTAACTTAGTCGTGTCTATTTTGGACCCCAACAATAGCCTTTTGCCAATGTTTGAATGTGGTAAGCAACGATACCTCCACATTTCCTGATATAACTCAAGATCATGCATGCTTCAATTTATATGTTAAGAGTTTAGAACTTTTGTCCCACAATTTCATTAAATTCTTGTGAATAAAAAGCAATTCTTACGAGGAATAATTTTAATTCTCTTAAGCACACATTTATTCTCGCTTAAATTTCCATATAGATACATTCCATTATGTTATGGAACGTTGACCCATATTAACATTTCATGTGTCTGTTTTTATCAAATTGGTTTGACATTTCACATTGTCTCTATGTAAAAAATATTGCTACAACATTCGCAAGCCTCTCTACGAAGTGTGTCAGCTTTTTGAAAGTATCCACTGAAAGCATGTTGCTTTCTGACGGTAATATATAATTTCATATGAACATTAGGTTTTCCTAGTTCTTTTGCTCAGTCACTTTCGCGTTATGTTCACAAATGTGAATTTCATATGCTTTATGATTTGCATATTTGACTTGCTTGAAAGTCAATTCATATGGCTCATGTTGGACCCAATTTCGGTCAATACATTAATGGGCCGCGATCAAAGATATGGGTGGAACTGAAACCCATTGCAAACAATCGAGTTCGAAAACGAAGACTTCAAGGTCCCAGAGATCGCGGAACAGTCACGAAGATCGCGGAGCAGTTACGAAAGTCACGAGGTCGACTCGCTATAAAGGAAGAAGAACGGACATGGAGAGTGACACGTTGAAAACCCTAGAGAGAGCTACACATATACATCGACCTTATTTTCATCCGAATCTTAGATCTTTTCTTTACCGATCTTATTTGTATCATTCGATCTAGTTCAACTCATTGTATTCGATCTTATTCATTAATAAAGTCCATTTTTACCTACTGGAAACTGTTTATATCGTTGTGTTCTAAAGATATCGTTGCCTNNNNNNNNNNNNNNNNNNNNNNNNNNNNNNNNNNNNNNNNNNNNNNNNNNNNNNNNNNNNNNNNNNNNNNNNNNNNNNNNNNNNNNNNNNNNNNNNNNNNNNNNNNNNNNNNNNNNNNNNNNNNNNNNNNNNNNNNNNNNNNNNNNNNNNNNNNNNNNNNNNNNNNNNNNNNNNNNNNNNNNNTACATCGATCTTGTTGTCTTCCCACTTTTAGATTCTTTCTTTACCGATCTCGTTTGTATCATTCGATCTAGTTCAACTCATTGTATTCGATCTTATTCATTAATAAAGTCCATTTTTACCTACTGGAAACTGTTTATATCGTTGTGTTCTAAAGATATCGTTGCCTACATCATTTGTCTTTCCTAGATAAAACTCCCGATCACTATCAAATACTTAGTGTAGATTTTAGGTTCTACATTTTGGCGCCGACTGTGGGGAAGATAAACTAAAAACATCTTTGCTAAGAAATCGATCTAAGTTTCCTAAGCGCGACTATGGATCCCACCCAAACCGTCGGAACCACACCCTCAAGAGTCAACGACATCGATTGTGGGAACCGAAATTCGCACTGTCGATTTCCGTTTAAATTAGGAAAGTTAGGAAAACCCTAATTTCCCAGAGGTCCCGGATATCTGCTAAACCACACGCCAAGCAACACGAAAGTAAAGACGAAAAGAAATAAGATATCGTAAAAAAGAGCAAAAGGTGTCTTATTCCGAATTCGCGTATGAGCGTTACAACAAGGTAGAAGCCTCGGCTATGAGAGGTATCGGCGAGATTCCTAGTTCTAACAACCTAAGACTGCAAAACCTAGTTGAGTCGCAGCTCGAAATAACAAAAACGGAAAGTTGCCTAAATGCTCTAAGTGCTAAATCTGCTATGAAAAAGTTCTCCCTTTGTGCCTCTCGCCTAGGACTCCTTATATACTCCCTCCAAGGTCGGTTTGAGCTTTTCCCTTCCTTCCCTTAAGCCGTCATAACTCGAAAATGGAGATATTCCATTTTCCCGATTTTCATGATTATCCGCGGAAACTTAACATTTATCTGCGGAATTTTGACATTTATCCTTTCTTGCGGACTAAGTATAAACCGCCATAGTATATATGGGCTTTTGCTTAAAAAGATCGTAACTGGGTTTCTAATCGTGTTTTAGACCTATCTGGGCCGTCTTTCGATTCGAAACGTTTATCATGATTTTTATCGATAAGAATGAACTTTTCGCTATTTTTATCGTAAAGTTTAAATGATAACTCCAATCGATGGGAATGAGAAATGATATGACTGCGGTACATGGAGCTAGCATTGAGGAATATACGCGAATGCACGGATTTGGGTCGTACCTGTTGATCGATGTCCGAGACAGTTCGGTGGCTACGTAGCGACCGGGTCCGCAATGGATCGGTCGCTACGTCGCGACGAATGGCTTGGTCGGTCGCTACGTAGCGACTGATTCGCTTCGGATCGCCAAAAGATCGGCAATCTAACCACTGCTAACTGACTAGACCAGGCAGAGAGGGAACTCGCTGAGTATCGAGCTGCAGACGCTCGAGAAAGAAATCAAACACTTCTCGATCCGTTAAGAGGAGCATCAAACCCTCAAAACGCCGGGTCCAATTCCAGAGCAGATCAACAGAACGGCAAGGGGAACAGAGAACGCGGATCCCACCGCCAAACCATTCGATCCCCGAAAATCAAAATCCATCCGCCACGAGGACCCTCCATCAGGCGGGGTTCGATAACCTAACATAACAAGCTCGGAGGCATGACCTTCGCGCCTTCGTCAGTATCGACTCCCAAAGAGAAGACCTAGGGATCCCGAGTGAAACCGGAGCGTTTCAGAATTATATCGAGAGGAACGATGCCGAGCTCTAAAGAATACATGTCATCGTACATATGGCAACGAGCTCTGCCCCAGATATCGACATGGTCATCGAGGAAACAAGAAGGACTCTATTTACAAAAAATTGCCAGCGTGAGGCTGCATCATGTTGGGAAATTAAAATTCCCTAAATACGCAGGAAACACGGACCCAAAGGCGCACGTACGAGCCTTCTGTCTAGCAATATCAAGAGTACACCTCACCGACGACGAAAAGGAGGTCGGTTACTGTCGCTTCTTCGCCGAGAACCTCACGGGGGCCGCCCTCGAATGGTTCGCCGGAATAGAAGAAAACTCGATTGACAATTTCACCCAGTTGGTATCTACGTTCCTCAAACAGTACTCAGTCTTCATAGAAACAAGAGTTACCGAGGCAGATCTTTGGAATCTCAAGCAAGCGCCTTTTGAGCCGTTGAGAGCGTACATAAAGAAGTTCCGAGAAATCAAAGCCAAGATTTCGCATCCAAACGAAGTCGTCACCTTGGCAGCATTGAAGAATGGCGTTTGGTTCTCATCCAAATTCAGGGAAGAACTCGCAGTAGAATCATCTATGTCGTTGGATGACGCCTTACACCGAGCTTCTTACTTTGCCACCCACGAGGAGGCGGTCACAGCCTTAAAGGAGCAGTATAGCACGAACAAGAAAAATGCAGCCAAAAAGCCAACCAAAGGGCAACATTCCTACGCAATAAAAAACTCACAGCAAAAATCTTCAACATACGACCTCAGCAAATATTGTTCTTTTCATGACCACAAAGGCCACTCGACTGAAGAATGTCGAGCAGCGCTTCCCAGTCAGAACGAAAATAAAAAAAACCAGCGAAGAAACCAGAGAGGAAGAGGAAGAGCCAGTGACTCCAAAACCTAACCGAAAAGACAAAGTCTCGACGAACAAAAGAGGAAGGGAAACCGAGCCGGAGTCGCCGAGCTCTCCACCCCCAGCTCCGAAGAAAAGAGTCAACATGATTTTGTGGGGGCGAAACAGCAACACAACCAACGAAATCAAGAACCAAAGCGAAGGGAAAATATGCATCGAGGTCACGGTAGCAATCCGCACATTAGAAAAATCCGATGAAGCTACTCCTCTTCCCAGGGTCACTCAGTACAACCCTAACACAGAGTCTCCCTGCGGAAAAATCCCCAACTTCAAGCGAAAGAACAAGATGACCAAAATTCGCAAGCAACTAGAAAATCCAACTGCCCTACAAATTCAGAAAAAAAAACAGAATGCAGACCCTTAATCGCAATCTGTCTGGGGGACAGAGGCACTACCGACCAGCACTAACCAAGAAATGGAATTTTTCGGCCCACGACAAAGGCAAAAAACGTATCGACTTCATTTACGGAGGTTCCAAGTTCTGCAATTCGGTAGTCTCGACCAAGGCGTACCAACGGAGAGCTGAAAACAACATAGGGGTAAGAGAGCCCCTATCAGGCCCCGACTACGAAATCACCTTCGACGAAAATGAGACCGCATATCTCGACAAACCA includes:
- the LOC106297132 gene encoding uncharacterized protein LOC106297132; protein product: MPSSKEYMSSYIWQRALPQISTWSSRKQEGLYLQKIASVRLHHVGKLKFPKYAGNTDPKAHVRAFCLAISRVHLTDDEKEVGYCRFFAENLTGAALEWFAGIEENSIDNFTQLVSTFLKQYSVFIETRVTEADLWNLKQAPFEPLRAYIKKFREIKAKISHPNEVVTLAALKNGVWFSSKFREELAVESSMSLDDALHRASYFATHEEAVTALKEQYSTNKKNAAKKPTKGQHSYAIKNSQQKSSTYDLSKYCSFHDHKGHSTEECRAALPSQNENKKNQRRNQRGRGRASDSKT